One window of the Eschrichtius robustus isolate mEscRob2 chromosome X, mEscRob2.pri, whole genome shotgun sequence genome contains the following:
- the STK26 gene encoding serine/threonine-protein kinase 26 isoform X3: MAHSPVAVQVPGMQGSKLWIIMEYLGGGSALDLLRAGPFDEFQIATMLKEILKGLDYLHSEKKIHRDIKAANVLLSEQGDVKLADFGVAGQLTDTQIKRNTFVGTPFWMAPEVIQQSAYDSKADIWSLGITAIELAKGEPPNSDMHPMRVLFLIPKNNPPTLVGDFTKSFKEFIDACLNKDPSFRPTAKELLKHKFIVKNSKKTSYLTELIDRFKRWKAEGHSDDESDSEGSDSESTSRENNTHPEWSFTTVRKKPDPKKLQNGAEQDLVQTLSCLSMIITPAFAELKQQDENNASRNQAIEELEKSIAVAEAACPGITDKMVKKLIEKFQKCSADESP, from the exons GGTTCAAAATTATGGATAATAATGGAATACCTGGGTGGCGGTTCAGCACTGGATCtt CTGAGAGCTGGTCCGTTTGATGAGTTCCAGATCGCTACCATGCTAAAGGAAATTTTGAAAGGTCTGGACTACCTgcattcagaaaagaaaattcacCGAGacataaaag CTGCCAATGTCTTGCTCTCAGAACAAGGAGATGTGAAACTTGCTGACTTTGGAGTTGCTGGCCAACTGACAGATacacaaattaaaagaaataccTTTGTGGGAACACCATTTTGGATGGCTCCTGAAGTTATCCAGCAGTCAGCTTATGACTCAAAA GCTGACATTTGGTCACTGGGAATTACTGCTATTGAACTAGCCAAGGGAGAGCCACCTAACTCGGATATGCATCCTATGAGAGTTCTGTTTCTTATTCCAAAAAACAATCCTCCAACTCTTGTCGGAGACTTTACTAAATCCTTTAAGGAGTTTATTGATGCTTGCCTGAACAAAGACCCATCATTT CGTCCTACAGCTAAAGAACTTCTGAAACATAAATTCattgtaaaaaattcaaagaagACTTCTTATCTGACTGAACTGATAGATCGATTTAAGAGATGGAAGGCAGAAGGACACAGTGATGACGAATCTGATTCTGAGGGCTCTGATTC GGAATCCACCAGCAGGGAAAATAACACTCATCCTGAATGGAGCTTTACCACCGTGCGAAAGAAGCCTGATCCAAAGAAACTACAGAATGGGGCA GAGCAAGATCTTGTACAAACCCTGAGCTGTTTGTCTATGATAATCACACCTGCGTTTGCTGAA CTTAAACAGCAGGATGAGAATAATGCTAGCAGGAATCAGGCAATCGAAGAACTGGAGAAAAGTATTGCTGTGGCTGAAGCTGCCTGTCCTGGCATCACAGATAAAATGGTGaagaaattaattgaaaaatttcaaaa gTGTTCAGCAGATGAATCCCCCTAA